The following are encoded together in the Balaenoptera acutorostrata chromosome 9, mBalAcu1.1, whole genome shotgun sequence genome:
- the ATP5MG gene encoding ATP synthase subunit g, mitochondrial isoform X2, with product MTLTVSGCLSAVTYSKPRLATFWHYAKVELVPPTPAEIPTAIQSLKKIINSAQTGSFKQLTVKEALLNGLVATEVWMWFYVGEIIGKRGIIGYNV from the exons ctgCTGTGACTTACTCGAAGCCTCGATTGGCCACATTTTGGCACTATGCCAAGGTTGAGCTGGTTCCTCCAACCCCTGCTGAGATCCCTACAGCTATTCAGAgcttgaaaaaaattatcaatagTGCTCAAACTGGTAGCTTCAAACAGCTCACAGTTAAG GAAGCTCTACTGAATGGTTTGGTGGCCACTGAGGTGTGGATGTGGTTTTATGTTGGCGAGATCATAGGCAAGCGTGGCATCATTGGCTATAATGTTTGA